The Pseudophaeobacter arcticus DSM 23566 genome includes a region encoding these proteins:
- a CDS encoding VOC family protein, which yields MELDHLAVAGATLEEARSHVEDALGVALQPGGQHAMFGTHNSLLGLADGLYLEAIAIDPTATPQRRPCWFDLDRFSGSPRISNWICRCTDLPAQLANLPKGAGAPVSLTRGELKWDMAVPADGILPYDNMFPALIEWHSAHPAPALQQQGCRLHHLVISHPKAGSLQAAVPMSDPRISFEVGPVGFEAEFDTPHGRRMLR from the coding sequence ATGGAACTGGATCATCTGGCCGTCGCGGGCGCAACTCTGGAAGAGGCGCGGAGTCATGTGGAAGACGCGCTTGGGGTCGCCCTGCAGCCGGGCGGACAGCATGCGATGTTTGGCACCCACAATTCCCTGCTTGGGCTGGCGGATGGGCTCTATCTCGAAGCCATCGCCATTGATCCGACGGCCACCCCCCAGCGGCGGCCCTGTTGGTTTGATCTCGACCGGTTCTCCGGCTCGCCCCGGATCAGCAACTGGATTTGCCGCTGCACCGATCTGCCCGCGCAACTGGCCAATCTGCCCAAGGGGGCAGGGGCGCCGGTCTCGCTGACGCGGGGGGAATTGAAGTGGGATATGGCGGTGCCGGCGGACGGTATCCTACCCTATGACAATATGTTCCCGGCGCTGATTGAATGGCACTCGGCCCATCCGGCACCAGCGCTGCAACAGCAGGGCTGCCGGCTTCACCACCTGGTGATTTCCCACCCCAAGGCAGGCTCTCTGCAGGCGGCGGTGCCAATGTCTGATCCGCGGATCAGTTTTGAAGTTGGCCCCGTGGGGTTTGAGGCGGAGTTCGACACACCACATGGTCGCCGCATGTTGCGCTAA